A window of the Plasmodium vinckei vinckei genome assembly, chromosome: PVVCY_08 genome harbors these coding sequences:
- a CDS encoding met-10+ like protein, putative — protein sequence MLFKIAFIVYFLFLNYVHLLKKNKRAFYNFQIMDTTNIKSLNDVKEKLKYSKEAYCLLVNKYKVNNILKNKYVKFWLLNIYKFPSVLVYNDYKNVTEDRDGESILKDMYSYFEKKKKKGETVDEKLADNYEDLNISLNNNIVEISEDDIFRLVPLNNYFNKVVKDLFKNEESICVDNTNNENKDKDFQSEHESHLNLNNIEINDDKKKNSIKRKRSIYEMDNDDEHNIYGLNDDKKYIDMENIYNKNKLEYTEELFNEIKKNDIKMKVVTLNFGYENMNTSEVLRQIFPSINEIIHKFEIVGHIAHLNFCNKLEDCKKIIAEVILDKNKSIKTVINKKDILNNVHRTFNIELLAGEQNYITELKENNIKIKVNYELMYWNSKLKKERDRIYSIVQNNSIIIDVFGGVGIFSLLLSSKSCLCFSNDINKHAYDYMNINIDINKKKNILTYNLDGRQFIEKMIDLDIFSVKNPDILTMYIDEQNKKNISMDIINSKDHALTAKKQKENKNNIYRKKKQLIMSGNENNNPAHYEQDIANYTLDVDTNIQNEKCNVGNSSSDICSSTKEDQNKNTHDQESQFKIDINLSNYNDIHVLMNLPQLALDFLDVFKKIKKPKENDRIRNIFIHCYYFSNPESFYEYAKKSIMSHFKKLPQEMKVTEIRKVAPNKLMYAVEFNLKELLEE from the coding sequence atgCTTTTCAAAATAGCATTtatagtttattttttgttccTTAATTATGTTCAcctattaaaaaaaaacaaaagagCATTCTATAATTTTCAGATCATGGAtacaacaaatataaaaagtttgAATGATGTTAAGGAGAAACTAAAATATAGTAAAGAAGCTTATTGCTTATTagtgaataaatataaagtaaataatattttaaaaaataaatatgtcaAATTTTggttattaaatatatataagttcCCCTCGGTTTTAGTATATaatgattataaaaatgtaaccGAAGATCGAGATGGTGAaagtatattaaaagatatGTACAgctattttgaaaaaaaaaaaaaaaaaggtgaAACAGTGGATGAAAAGCTAGCTGATAATTATGAAGACCTTAACatttcattaaataataatatcgTGGAAATTTCTGAGgatgatatatttagaTTAGTTCCTTTGAACaactattttaataaagttGTAAAGGAcctatttaaaaatgaggAAAGTATTTGTGTTGATAATACaaacaatgaaaataaagacaAAGACTTTCAATCGGAGCATGAATCTCATTTAAACCTTAAcaatatagaaataaatgatgataaaaaaaaaaatagtataaagAGAAAACGAAGTATATATGAAATGGATAATGATGATGagcataatatttatggacttaatgatgataagaaatatatagatatggaaaatatatataacaaaaataaattggaATATACTgaagaattatttaatgagataaaaaagaatgatataaaaatgaaagtagtaacattaaattttggatatgaaaatatgaacacATCAGAAGTTTTAAGACAAATTTTTCCATCgattaatgaaataatacataaatttGAAATTGTTGGACATATTGcacatttaaatttttgtaataaattagaagattgtaaaaaaataattgcaGAAGTTAttttagataaaaataaaagcatCAAAACtgttattaataaaaaagatatactAAATAATGTGCATAGAACATTTAATATTGAACTTTTAGCTGGcgaacaaaattatattacgGAACTAAAGgagaataatataaaaattaaagtaAATTATGAATTGATGTATTGGaattcaaaattaaaaaaagaaagagaTCGAATTTATAGCATTGTTCAAAACAATTCCATTATTATAGATGTTTTTGGTGGTGTAGGTATATTTAGTTTATTGCTAAGCTCAAAAAGTTGCTTATGTTTTTCTAATGATATTAACAAACATGCATAtgattatatgaatataaatatagatattaataaaaaaaaaaatattttaacatATAATTTGGATGGAAGACaatttattgaaaaaatgatagATTTAGATATTTTTTCAGTAAAAAACCCAGATATATTAACTATGTATATAGATgaacaaaacaaaaaaaatatatctatgGATATCATAAATAGCAAAGATCATGCACTTACAGCaaagaaacaaaaagaaaataaaaataatatttatagaaaaaaaaaacagttAATTATGTCgggaaatgaaaataataatccaGCACATTACGAACAAGACATTGCTAACTATACTTTGGATGTTGATacaaatattcaaaatgaaaaatgtaatgTAGGGAATAGTAGTAGTGATATATGCAGCAGTACTAAGGAAgaccaaaataaaaatacacatGATCAGGAGAGCCAATTTAAAATCGACATAAATCTTAGCAATTACAATGACATACATGTATTAATGAATTTACCACAACTTGCTTTAGACTTTTTGGAtgtctttaaaaaaattaaaaaaccAAAGGAA
- a CDS encoding transcription elongation factor 1, putative yields the protein MARSKVKKVKPRKKKPLKLDKQFNCPFCSYKKSVDIKMYRSKGIGELNCLKCGVKYVSQITNLDECIDVYSEWVDKCLDANKKGCAELFYNDDIGLLNNYEE from the exons atggcTCGAAGCAAAGTTAAAAAAGTAAAGccacgaaaaaaaaaaccatTAAAACTTGACAAACAGTTCAATTGCCCTTTTTGcagttataaaaaatcagtggatattaaaat GTATAGGTCTAAAGGAATAGGAGAACTGAATTGTTTGAAATGTGGAGTAAAATATGTTAGTCAAATTACAAATTTAGATGAATGTATTGATGTATATAGTGAATGGGTAGATAAATGTTTAGACGCAAACAAAAAAGGATGTGCCgaacttttttataatgacGATATAGGtctattaaataattatgaggaataa
- a CDS encoding major facilitator superfamily-related transporter, putative: MATKGNDEISEMKYANEQGSGLKINRWAVLVIYSILSGIGTFVHGGFSAWQPIIYKTGAFSELCKPGDTMEEFRVDANHIYQTCGNRDAAVNNLFTLSFFVHFFLSSVSGFVLDSYGEKVCFLWGQTILALGFILLSIIKHSYAWYAFFICLGVSADLSFIPLLKLSKFFPKQESLIFGILGSARSFGYAIALFLKFGFFYTFNLKNDEFYVICIIYLLTCSLFSFIVGIFIVPTKNNKVSQMGSEIGTGSSHTDRKAKADITNDIDNIEKGHKKNANLNSANKSFSEKIKVLWRHDKKWEYIIATFICCSSMIRFDYFMKTNRSIFVWNNNDLIHIFSIATIFSFIPTPIFGYLAGKFGSVYSIMTNNLFGSISYFLILFDSVYCKMVAIFSFFLYISFLFSCFYCYVDEKYSKKHFGKLCGIMFAISALFLFFNFYLTYLTNIVYANLGERKHFPVTYGLNVLGLIALLLCGYLKIAENREKKALNAA, encoded by the coding sequence atggCAACTAAGGGGAATGACGAAATTTCAGAAATGAAATATGCAAATGAACAAGGAAGCggattaaaaattaatagatGGGCCGTATTAGTAATATATTCCATTCTCTCTGGGATAGGTACTTTTGTACATGGAGGGTTTAGCGCATGGCAAccaattatatacaaaaccGGGGCATTTAGTGAATTATGTAAACCTGGTGATACTATGGAAGAATTTCGAGTAGATGCGaatcatatttatcaaaCATGTGGTAATCGAGATGCAGCTGTGAATAATTTATTCacattatcattttttgttcatttctttttatcaTCAGTCAGTGGATTTGTATTAGATTCATATGGAGAAAAAGTATGTTTTTTATGGGGTCAAACAATATTAGCATTGggatttattttattaagtaTAATTAAACATTCCTATGCTTGGTATGCCTTTTTCATATGTTTAGGTGTATCAGCtgatttatcatttatcccattattaaaattatcgAAATTTTTTCCCAAACAAGaatcattaatatttggAATATTGGGATCAGCTAGATCATTTGGATATGCAattgcattatttttaaaattcggatttttttataccttcaatttaaaaaacgacgaattttatgttatatgtataatttatCTACTTACTTGCagtttattttcttttatagttggtatatttattgtgcccacaaaaaataataaagtttCACAAATGGGAAGTGAAATAGGTACTGGGTCATCACATACAGATAGAAAAGCAAAAGCAGATATAACAAATGATATAGATAACATTGAAAAGGGACATAAAAAGAATGCTAATTTAAATAGTGCAAATAAAAGCTTCagtgaaaaaattaaagttTTATGGAGacatgataaaaaatgggaatatataatagcaACATTTATTTGCTGTAGTAGTATGATCAgatttgattattttatgaaaacaAATAGATCAATATTTGTATGGAATAACAACGatttaatacatatattttctatagccactattttttcatttataccTACCCCAATATTTGGATATTTAGCTGGAAAATTTGGATCAGTTTATAGTATTATgacaaataatttatttggatcaatatcttattttttaatattatttgattcAGTATATTGCAAAATGGTtgctatattttcattctttttatatatctcatttttattttcatgttTTTATTGCTATGttgatgaaaaatattcgaAGAAGCATTTTGGAAAATTATGTGGAATTATGTTTGCAATCAGTgcactatttttattttttaatttttatttgacaTATTTGACAAATATTGTATATGCCAATTTGGGAGAAAGAAAACATTTCCCTGTTACTTATGGTTTAAACGTCCTTGGACTTATTGCTTTGTTACTTTGTGGATACTTAAAAATTGCAGAAAACcgagaaaaaaaagcattAAACGCAGCTTAa
- a CDS encoding GINS complex subunit Psf3, putative — protein MNEDVLKNIKINNNFLEFEEIIKDINTPFSFIDLVEIPCVPLVDIYGLSLLSNEAYLEYKNGLREDKLKVDDEIVLSLFFAVKLYKKNIIKIKFPSYYDIIETLKFDPVSVTIGLFNQFYFETAYELCNLLPTNEWPSTNFYDILRKAEKTRIHFLINNKKKLNSYFLEGLTNKEKKIYKYFIEGTSKERERMNKETTLFYFYEKEK, from the coding sequence ATGAATGAAGACGTACtgaagaatataaaaatcaataataattttttagagtttgaagaaataataaaagacaTAAATACCCCTTTTAGTTTTATTGATTTAGTTGAAATTCCATGTGTGCCTTTAGTAGATATATATGGATTATCATTACTTAGTAATGAAGCATAtttagaatataaaaatggattaCGAGAAGATAAGTTAAAAGTAGACGATGAAATAGTTttgtcattattttttgctgtaaaattatataaaaaaaatattataaaaattaagttTCCTTCTTACTATGATATAATTGAAACTTTAAAGTTTGATCCAGTTTCAGTAACAATTGGTTTGTTtaatcaattttattttgaaacaGCATATGAACTATGTAATTTATTACCTACTAATGAATGGCCTTcaacaaatttttatgatatattaagAAAAGCAGAAAAAACAagaatacattttttaataaataataaaaaaaaattaaactcCTATTTCTTAGAAGGACTTACaaacaaagaaaaaaaaatttataaatattttattgaagGTACTTCAAAGGAAAGGGAAAGAATGAATAAAGAAACaacacttttttatttttatgagaaggaaaaatga
- a CDS encoding BSD-domain protein, putative: MYSLWKELSNQVKKKAENINTILNEINVNIESNNIENDDTNTISLKTSINNKINEINNKYIINATESPEFIYYNNKIVNGINNFKKIVTDIYNEKINTNNDENINYHNSNSIVNDCKIYLSRIVPWKKGDIMVSKIYRKKYGESFPIKLPDNNINQIVYEQILKLNKDKNKIINTVVLQNYNFNWEKKKIQTDEILKQDNNLVITKNSIVPQYMNEIAFWKSYYFNIDIIYNELADYIHENKQTIFDEYIQAEHAKRRSNDMINYSDIYDNTENKYAFPDRNNLVTFSYSASSSFIKSFDDAYNETKRLADKNESTELIDTHLTEMKNSILNPNNYNNIEKSEPLKCLEKETIQDKNNICYDSKINKIKMDSDSEEVLFHFDDPNTNSSLTNNLKNKNCNPNDSTQNETSQTLNIQTDSNKVREKYKEINIDEFNFGEDINFGDDINFDGINKFDAKELEQFEKDLLNA, from the coding sequence ATGTATTCTTTATGGAAAGAGTTAAGCAATCAGGTGAAAAAGAAAgctgaaaatataaatacaattttaaatgaaataaatgtaaatatagaatcgaataatatagaaaatgatgatacAAATACGATAAGTTTAAAAACaagtattaataataagatcaatgaaataaataataaatatataataaatgcaACTGAATCTCCTGagtttatatattacaataataaaatcgTAAATGGtattaacaattttaaaaaaatagttactgatatatataatgaaaaaataaatacaaataatgatgaaaatataaactatCATAATTCTAATTCAATCGTAAATgattgtaaaatatatttatcccGAATTGTACCATGGAAAAAAGGGGATATTATGGTTTCAAAAATTtacagaaaaaaatatggtgAGTCTTTTCCTATCAAATTAcctgataataatattaatcaaattgtttatgaacaaatattaaaattaaataaagataaaaataaaattattaatactgtggtattacaaaattataattttaattgggaaaaaaaaaaaatacaaactGATGAAATTCTTAAGCAAGACAATAATTTAGTAATCACAAAAAATTCTATTGTCCCTCAATACATGAATGAAATAGCTTTTTGGAAAtcctattattttaatattgatattatatacaacgAATTAGCAGACTATATTCATGAAAACAAGCAGACAATATTTGATGAGTACATTCAAGCTGAACATGCAAAGAGAAGAAGTAATGACATGATTAATTATTCCGATATATATGACAACACAGagaataaatatgcattcCCAGACCGAAACAACTTAGTAACCTTTTCCTACTCTGCATCATCGTCCTTTATTAAAAGCTTTGATGATGCATATAATGAAACTAAAAGGTTAGCAGACAAAAATGAATCTACTGAATTGATAGATACGCATTTAActgaaatgaaaaattctattttaaatcctaacaattataataatattgaaaaaagtgAACCATTAAAATGTTTGGAAAAAGAAACTATACAAGATAAAAACAACATATGCTATGatagtaaaataaataaaataaagatggATAGTGATAGTGAAGAAGTTCTTTTCCATTTTGATGACCCAAATACGAATTCTTCTCTTActaataatttgaaaaataaaaattgcaaTCCTAATGATAGCACTCAAAATGAAACTTCTCAAACTTTGAATATTCAAACAGATTCAAATAAAGTtagagaaaaatataaagagaTAAATATAGATGAGTTTAATTTTGGTGAAGATATTAACTTTGGTGATGACATAAATTTTGATggcataaataaatttgatgCCAAGGAGTTAGAACAATTTGAAAAAGATCTCTTGAATGCTTAA
- a CDS encoding type II NADH:ubiquinone oxidoreductase, putative, with translation MGIFRTMSSFCNSNKLKNVNYINNKKREKVVILGSGWGGIHFLLNLDFQKYDVTLVSPRNYFTFTPLLPCLCSGTLSVDSCSEGVDNLLKKNNISGKYLKLECTDIVYNDKYITCKEDRNSNNEIKINYDYLIISVGAQTNSFNIKGVDKYAFYIKDVIDALKIRTKFISNLEICLKKIKTNNMSEKYINNNIDDEVIKNMLHVVVVGGGPTGVEVAAELADFVNKDIKNKYKQIYKYISITIVEGGNNLLPTFTQNISNFTKENFKKLNINVFTNYHVTEIDENNFYIKSSINKNEEPKKIPYGIIIWASGLAQTPLINNFIKKIPEQVNNRILNVNQHLKVIGIPTNDIYAIGDCKKIEPIKSHEHIDEIINCLGNSKVTSDTLKNKSNELSNIFPQLSNKKWDYNKNKKTEMNQKELEEYLMKVDQNYKSPAPTAQNAKQEAFYLSNIFNNHLYYKNNNIIPPFIEKWKGSLAYIGNHQVVAHLPFYEIKGGPLSFTFWKIIYMQMLLTWKSRFNFIFSFLRTKIYGRPFH, from the coding sequence ATGGGAATATTTCGAACTATGTCTAGTTTTTgcaattcaaataaattaaaaaatgtaaattatataaataataagaaaaGAGAAAAAGTAGTTATTTTAGGATCAGGATGGGGTggtatacattttttattaaatttagattttcaaaaatatgatgTAACATTAGTTTCTCCACgtaattattttactttCACTCCTTTATTGCCATGTTTATGTAGTGGGACATTAAGTGTAGATTCTTGCTCAGAAGGTGTTGACAATTTattgaagaaaaataatatatcaggaaaatatttaaaacttGAATGTACAGATATCGTATATAATGATAAGTATATAACATGTAAGGAAGATagaaatagtaataatgaaattaaaataaattatgactatttaattatttcagTAGGAGCACAAACaaattcttttaatataaaaggtgtagataaatatgcattttatataaaagatgTAATTGATGCGTTAAAAATACgaacaaaatttatttcaaatttagaaatatgtttaaaaaaaattaagacAAACAATATGTCTGAAAAGTatattaacaataatatagatGATGAAgtcattaaaaatatgttacaTGTTGTTGTGGTTGGTGGTGGACCAACTGGTGTTGAAGTAGCAGCTGAATTAGCagattttgtaaataaagatattaaaaataaatataaacaaatttataaatatatatctattaCTATTGTTGAAGGAGGAAATAATTTACTTCCTACATTCACACAAAATATATCCAATTTTACAAAAGagaattttaaaaagttaaatataaatgtgttTACAAATTATCATGTAACTGAaattgatgaaaataatttttatataaaatcaagtataaataaaaatgaagaaccaaaaaaaatacctTATGGTATAATTATTTGGGCTAGTGGTTTAGCTCAAACGccattaataaataattttataaaaaaaataccaGAGCAAGTTAATAATAGAATTTTAAATGTAAATCAACATTTAAAAGTAATTGGGATACCAACAAATGATATTTATGCTATAGGAGATTGTAAAAAGATTGAACCAATAAAATCTCATGAGCATATagatgaaataataaactgTTTAGGAAATTCAAAAGTAACATCAgatacattaaaaaataaatctaaTGAATTATCGAATATATTTCCTCAActtagtaataaaaaatgggattataataaaaataaaaaaacagaaaTGAATCAAAAAGAACTTGAAGAATATTTAATGAAGGTTgatcaaaattataagtCTCCAGCACCAACAGCACAAAATGCTAAACAAGAagctttttatttatcaaacatatttaacaatcatttatattataaaaataataatattataccaccatttattgaaaaatgGAAAGGTTCTTTAGCATATATAGGTAATCATCAAGTGGTAGCCCACTTACcattttatgaaataaaaggTGGACCTCTTTCATTTACCTTttggaaaattatttatatgcaaaTGCTATTAACCTGGAAATCACGGTTTAACTTTATCTTTAGTTTTTTACGAACAAAAATTTATGGTAGACCATTTCACTAA
- a CDS encoding SUMO-conjugating enzyme UBC9, putative — protein MSIAKKRLAQERAEWRKDHPAGFSAKYSPMSDGKGLDIMKWICKIPGKKGGLWEGGEFPITMEFTDDYPSKPPKCKFTTVLFHPNIYPSGTVCLSILNEDEDWKPSITIKQILLGIQDLLDNPNPNSPAQAEPFLLYQQDRDSYEKKVKKQAMEFRPKD, from the exons atgtcTATTGCTAAAAAAAGGTTAGCACAAGAAAGAGCAGAATGGAGAAAAGACCATCCTGCTGGATTCTCAGCAAAATATAGTCCCATGAGTGATGGTAAGGGACTAGATATTATGAAATGGATATGTAAAATACCAGGGAAAAag gGAGGTTTATGGGAAGGTGGAGAATTTCCAATTACTATGGAATTTACTGATGATTATCCAAGTAAACCACCTAAATGCAAATTTACTACAGTTTTATTTCACCCAAATATTTATCCATCAG GAACTGTATGTTTATCAATCTTAAATGAGGATGAAGATTGGAAACCTTCAATCACTATTAAACAAATTCTTTTGGGAATACAA GATTTGCTTGATAACCCTAACCCCAATTCTCCTGCACAAGCGgaaccatttttattatatcaacAAGATAGAGAttcatatgaaaaaaaagtaaaaaaacaagCAATGGAGTTTAGGCCAAAGGATTAA
- a CDS encoding ribonuclease H2 subunit C, putative — protein MNSFFGDDIQEEENLLQEIIKEKGDEIPYIIKEIAWSKLSSNGEKNMGVGIKTSLKDECAIKNEQENGEDNTKNSTEFNNPNKSYNNDTKIGNEIRHNNEYILNVKLNTNIFPFHIKKNGKINSDIFFIPYKSEDNKDVITKYTYNYDYYDIYPQNVELTNKNFHANKKKNENSSSHNNLVKCEKEDMDKDEENNFQKFLVHFRGRLFIGSNINYSFFNAQTFLATLSNDDHTASETQNQLCYVNKKIQTYNMIPSATYWKQDEYPDISDSNIQKLQMFFISQSIANYDKESQLNAYEGELVF, from the coding sequence atgaacTCCTTCTTTGGTGATGATATAcaagaagaagaaaatcTTCTTCAGGAAAtcataaaagaaaaaggtGATGAAATtccttatattattaaagaaATAGCATGGTCTAAGTTAAGTTCAAATggggaaaaaaatatgggaGTAGGTATAAAAACATCTTTAAAGGATGAATGtgcaataaaaaatgagcaAGAGAATGGAGAggataatacaaaaaatagcaCAGAATTTAATAACCCAAACaaatcatataataatgatacaaAAATTGGAAATGAAATAAGACATAATAACGAATACATATTAAATGTTAAActaaatacaaatatttttccatttcatataaaaaaaaatggaaaaataaattcagatatattttttataccaTATAAAAGTGAAGATAATAAAGATgtaataacaaaatatacatataattatgactattatgatatatatcCACAAAATGTTGAACtaactaataaaaattttcatgcaaataaaaaaaaaaatgaaaattcgTCAAGCCATAACAATTTGGTAAAATGTGAAAAGGAGGATATGGATaaagatgaagaaaataattttcaaaaatttttGGTACATTTTAGAGGACGATTATTTATTGGaagtaatataaattattctttttttaatgctCAAACATTTTTAGCAACTTTAAGCAATGATGATCATACAGCTAGCGAAACACAAAATCAATTATGttatgttaataaaaaaatacaaactTATAATATGATACCTAGTGCTACTTATTGGAAGCAAGATGAATATCCCGATATATCTGATtcaaatatacaaaaacttcaaatgttttttatttctcaATCGATAGCTAATTATGACAAGGAATCCCAACTTAATGCATATGAAGGTGAACTCGTATTTTAA